CCATCACGGTGACCCTGAAGCAGGACGTGCTGTACCGCATCGAGCAAATCGAGCCCAACACCGACCGCTGAACTCTAAGAAGGTTGCGGCCTGCCCACCCTAATTCCAGCGGGTGCTCATGCTGCCGCTGCCCTTGACGCGTCGGGTCAGATCAGCGGCAGTATCGAGTGACCAGCGCCTGTTCCACCCCACGCCACCGTGCCCAAGCCGCAATGACCTTCAGAATCGGCGTGGAGAGAAACAGCGCTCCAGGCAAACGCATATCACTCATCATCCCCAGCACGGCCAAGTGGGACAGTTGCTTGGGGATTTCCTTCTTTTCATCGTATAACCCGTCCGCCGCCAAGCCCGAGAGAATCCGCAACGAGTTCTCGAGGCCGGTATGGCCGGGACGGACTTCATTTCGGAAACGAATCTGGCCAGGGGTCGCGTTGAAGAACCGGTGAACGACGCCTCCCTTGACCTCGTACGATTCCCCCGGCTGGAGAACGACCGTTCGATTGTTCAGGATCAGGGTCAGTTCACCGTCCAAAGCGGTGAACGTTTCCGCGTACGCCCGGTGATGATGGGAAGGATTTCCGCCCTGCGGCGTGAGCCTAATCTCAAGCTCACTGAGGGAGAACTTCCAGGTGTCTTTCTCTCAGGCGACGAAGAGTGCGGTCGGGGCAACATGTACTCCAATAGGTCAGGTCACCCGGTACTCTAGTCTCCGGTCTATATACATGGTGTCCAACTGCTCTACGGGCGAGGAGACATGTCCTTGAGGAAACGAGTCGATCCTGATCCTAAGCCGTTGCCTGAAATTTACGCCACGGCTACTCACCTCTTAACTGGCTCGGTGGGAGAGACGCTCGGCCCCTTCGACACGCCTCACGATGCCTGTGCAGCGGTGATCGAGAGGGTGGGGCATGTCCTGGTCTGGCAGCGCATGAGCACGGGTGCGTATATCGCTGGGAAGCCCCCGACGTTGTGGAGAGTTGAGGTGCGCGTGAGAACAAGCTGGCCACCGATCACCTGCCCACTCTGCTGACGCACCTCAGGAGAGGTCCTGCCCCTACCCAAGCCTACAGCGCAGGAAAAAGGTGCAGCATGATCTGCGAAGTAGGATGACTGCTCGGGCGCCCTGGTGAGCAGCTCAGTCACGCCATTTCACGTTGTTGAAGTTGGCTACTCGGCACCTGCCGCCGCCTGAGTTCCACACCCTCATGCGTCAAGGTGATGGTATTCCCGGGATAGGTGATTGCCGTGTCGAACGTCAACAGTGCCGCCAGTTCTGCGGCGTGCTTCAGCTCCAGAGTGACCGTGCCGTCGCGCATAGTGATGGTCACGCTGTACATAGGGAGCATGTTGACCTGCCATTCCCGATCCATGGCAACAGGTTTGGCGCATTCATTTCGCCGGTGGCCCTTCCTCCAGATGAAGTTGACCTCATCCCCCAACATCATGCAGGCTCCCGTTATACCCCGGCAAGAAACTGGAGCAGGGTGGGCGTCTCGTTAGAGTAGGCCCGCACCAGACGAGGGAAACAGTATCGGCCCCATCGCTCACCTACTGATCCGAGCCTTGATTCGGAGCGATAGGGCTGCTCAGGCGAACATTCGCCAATTGAGCTCGCTCCAGTAATAAGCAGCCCAGGATCAGCTGACTCGTGATTCATCGTGTTATGAACCTATGCGCAGGTCAGTAGGTGATGCAGATCTGTCTACTTCCCAACATCAGATAACGAGCGGTCTGGAGTCTGTCATAAAGACGTGAGAAGAGGCCCTTGCATACTGGCGCATGGAGAAGAAAATTGGTTTCATCGCACTCTTGGCTGCACTCAGTTGTGCACAGGCCGCTACGCTCAAAGTCGCGACGATCAGCCCGTTATCGGGAAGTCTGTCCTCGGTAGGGATTGAGCTGCGCCGTGGCGCTGAACTTGCTGTCGAAGCAAAAGTTCGTACGTTCAAATTCCAAGGATATGATCTCGTCCTTGCTGCTTTTGATGATCAGGCCTCAGCCACACGAGGTGGTGTGGTCGCTCAAGACGTGTTGGCCGACAGCAGTATTGTCGGCGTCGTCGGTGCCCTGAACTCTAGCGTGTCAAATGTGGTGGCTCAGGCCTTTGAGCCTGTACGACTGGCTAGCATTTCACCTGCGAGTACCAATGACGCGTTGACGAGTCATGCCTGGGCGTCTTTCAGCCGTGTGGTCGCTCCTGATCGTGCACAGGCGGTTGCCGCGGCCCTCAGTAGAGGACAACTTCAGTTTTCCCTGTTCTGAACAGCCTCAACAGGTTTGGGGATCGCCAAAAATGACGAAAGGCGGTCTTCTGGAGGTGTGA
This DNA window, taken from Deinococcus sp. Leaf326, encodes the following:
- a CDS encoding cupin domain-containing protein, whose translation is MRLTPQGGNPSHHHRAYAETFTALDGELTLILNNRTVVLQPGESYEVKGGVVHRFFNATPGQIRFRNEVRPGHTGLENSLRILSGLAADGLYDEKKEIPKQLSHLAVLGMMSDMRLPGALFLSTPILKVIAAWARWRGVEQALVTRYCR
- a CDS encoding ABC transporter substrate-binding protein, whose translation is MEKKIGFIALLAALSCAQAATLKVATISPLSGSLSSVGIELRRGAELAVEAKVRTFKFQGYDLVLAAFDDQASATRGGVVAQDVLADSSIVGVVGALNSSVSNVVAQAFEPVRLASISPASTNDALTSHAWASFSRVVAPDRAQAVAAALSRGQLQFSLF